In Rhodococcus qingshengii JCM 15477, the sequence GTCCACCAGGAGAACGGACGACCGGTTGCTCGAAGCCACGCGAGTACGTCGAGTAGTCGTCGGTCTTCTTCCGGGCCTTCAGCAGCAGGTACAGCGAAGCGCGCACCAGCGATGATGTTGAAAGTGTCGTCGGTGAGGCCGCTGTCTGCGACGACAACATCTGCAGAGACCGTGACCGATCCCGTCGGCAAGTGTTCATGCAGGTGGCAGGCATGGGATACCAAGTTGGCGTCCATGGCGTCGAGGACATCGCCGACGAGTGCTTTACGATTCACAAAAGAAATTCTACGAACCCCATCCAAATGGTTTTCGGCTCCGAATGCCGTGTATGACGCCCAACCGACGGCAACAGCAGGACGGTGACCAGCACCTGGTGGTGCTAGTGCTGCCTGGAGGAAAGGTATCGAGCCATCGCCCGGCTCGCGCCTGGCATCTGTCCAACCTTCGGATGTGCCCGTTCACCGCTCAGCTTCGCCTCTCCGGTGTGAAAGCGGTGCAGGCTCGCTATCGAGTTCGAGGTTGGAACGGTGCCGAGCGCAGTCCGGTCGCCGACGCCCGCGCCGCACTCGACGCGATAACGAAACGTAATTCACAAGCTCGGGTGATCCTGCTGGGGCACTCGATGGGCGGACGGGTCGCCGCCGAACTGTGTGGCGATCCGGCGGTGGTCGGTGTGGTCGCGCTGGCGCCGTGGTGGCCCGATGGAACGTCGGTGAATCTGCGTTCGGACACACCACTGTCAGTCCTTCACGGCACGGCTGACTCCTGGACCGATCCGGAGGTGTCGCGGCGAAAGGTCGACGAACTGCAGGCGTCGGGTAAGAGCGCTGAATGGATCGGCATCGACGGCGCAGGCCACTTCATGCTCCGTCGGGCGGCGACTTGGCATCGCCTCGTCGCGGATGCAATCGCAGGAATGAGTCGCGGGGTAGCCGCAACAAAGATGGGAGAACGACGATGAGTTCCGACAAGCGCAAGGTGGCCGTCGTCGGTAGTGGTGTCGCAGGTCTGACAGCGGCGTGGGTGCTCAGTAAGGACAGTGACGTCACCCTCTACGAAGCGGATTCACGGCTCGGCGGGCACGCGGACACCCATTCGGTCACCGACCCGGAAGGGCGAAGCCTCGCCATCGACACGGGGTTCATCGTCCACAACGATCGCACCTATCCGACATTGTTGCGATTGTTCGCAGAACTCGATGTGCCTACGCAGGAATCCGACATGAGCATGTCGGTCAGGTGTGGGGGGTGCGGGCTCGAGTACTCGGGAGGCCAAGGTTTGCGCGGCGTTCTCCCGACGCCGGGGCTGCTGGTGAACGGCAGTTTTCTGTCGATGCTGATGGAGGTCAAGCGCTTCCATCGCCGTGCCCGCGCATTGCTCGACAACACGGATCCGTCGGCACCTGACCAGACGCTGGGAGTGTTTCTGCGCAGCGGCCGGTTCTCCGACTACTTCACCGCTCACTTCATGACTCCGCTCGTGTCGGCAGTCTGGTCGTGTGATCCCGGCTCGGCCCTGAAATATCCCGCGCGGTACCTGTTCTCGTTCCTCGATCACCACGGAATGCTGAGCGTCACTGGATCGCCCACCTGGCGAACAGTCACCGGTGGATCGGGCGAATACGTTCGTCTCGTCGCCAAAAGTATCGGGGATATCCGCCTGAACACGCCGGTTCGCGCCGTCCACCGGTTCGACGATCGCGTCGACATTCGTGACGGCGACGACCAGATCCAGACCTTCGACGCAGCCGTGGTCGCAACGCATCCGCAGCAAGCGCTGAAGATTTTGGCGGATCCGACGCCTGTCGAATCCCAGGTCCTCGGTGCAATGCCGTACTCCGTCAACCACACCCAACTTCACACGGACGAAAATGTGCTGCCCGGCAACACCAATGCGCGCGCGTCGTGGAACTACTACATCCCTGAATGCAACGCGAAGCCGGATCACGTTCTGGTCAGCTACGACATGACGAGGTTGCAGCGGCTGCCGGAGACCGGCCGGCGCTACCTGGTGACGTTGGGGGGAGACGAAATGGTGGCCCCGGACTCGGTGATCGATCAGATGACCTACGAGCATCCGCAGTACACACCCACCTCCGTCGCCGCTCAAGCGCGGCTTCCCGAGTTGGACTCGGACGTGCTCGCGTTTGCCGGTGCGTACCACGGATGGGGCTTCCACGAGGACGGTGCACTCTCTGGCCTGCGCGCCGCCGAACGCGTCGGAGGTCGGTGGCCGTGACCGCACCCATCACGCCGTCCATCGTTCATACGAGCATTCGGCACGTACGAACGGAGCCGTTGCACAACGAGTTCGAGTACCGAAGCTACAGTTGGCTCGTCGACGTCGACGATTTGCCCGAGCTCCCGAAGGCTTTGCGGCCCTTGGCGAAGTTCGACGCCGGGGATCACCTCGGCGACCCCACTCGATCGATTCGTGCCAACGTCGAGACTTTTCTGGCAACCAACGGATTGGAGTTCGCCGGCGGTCGCATCCTCATGCTTGCGAACGCGCGTGTGTTCGGCCATGTGTTCAACCCGCTGAGTGTGTTCTGGTGTCTGAACGACGACGGCAGTCAGCGGTGCGTCGTTGCCGAGGTTCACAACACCTACGGCGAGCGGCACTGCTACCTGCTCGAAACCGACGAACGTGGCGCGGTTCGCACGTCCAAAGAGTTCTACGTATCTCCGTTCAACGATCTGGACGGCGAGTACCGGATGCGACTTCCGCTACCCGACACCGCGCTCGCGCTCTCGATAGTTCTGGCCCGTGACGGCAAGGCGCCCTTCGTGGCCACGGTGTCCGGTCGTTGTGTGCCGGCGACGACGCGCGAGATCGTGCGCAGTGCGCTCGCCATCCCGCTGGCTCCGCTCCGAGTCGCTGCGCAGATCAGATTTCAAGGAATCCGGCTGTGGGCCAGGCGCTTACCCATCGTTCCCCGACCGCAACATCACCCGCAGGAGGCAGTGCAATGACCACAACCACTCTCGGCACCGAACCTTCCGCTCACACGATCGAAACCGAGCGGTGGCCGGGCGTCGCCACCGTGCCGAGCGGGCTCAAAGTGCGGGTTGCATCACCGGTTGCCCGCGCCCTGTTCCACAAGGCGGTCGCACGTTTGCCGCTGCGTGTCCAGATGCCCAACGGTGAGTTCTCCGGTGGCGGTAGCCCCGATTCGCCGTTGATGGTCATTCACCGCCCAGACGACTTCGCTGCTCGTGTGGGGGACAGTGGTTTGATCGGATTCGGCGAGTCTTACATGGCGGGCGATTGGGAAGCATCCGACCTCACTGCGGTCCTGGAAGTCTTCGCCTCCCGCGTGGCGACGCTCATTCCCGACTTCCTGCAGCGGCTACGAGGCCTATACATTCCGAAGCAGCCTCGCAGTGAACGGAATTCGACGCAGAACACGCGCTCGAACATCTCCCGGCACTACGACCTCTCGAACGAGATGTTCGAACTGTTCCTCGACGACACCATGACGTATTCCAGTGCCCTCTTCGAGGATCTGTCGGTAGGGGCGACCCCGTCGTGGGACGTGTTCGCAGCGGCGCAGCATCGGAAGATCGATCGACTGCTGGATGGCGCAGGTGTCGGACCCGGTTCGCGAGTGCTCGAAATCGGCACAGGCTGGGGAGAATTGGCGATCCGAGCTGCCCAACGGGGAGCGACGGTGCGCTCGGTGACACTTTCGGTCGAACAGCAGGAATTGGCAGCGAAGCGGATAAGCGCTGCGGGATTGGCAGATCGCGTTCAGGTCGACCTTCTCGACTATCGGCAGGTACAGGGGGAGTACGACGCCGTTGTGTCGGTCGAGATGATCGAGGCCGTCGGCCACCAGTACTGGGGAAGCTACTTCCAGACGATCGACGCCCTGCTGGCGCCGGGTGGGCGCGCGGCGATCCAAGCCATCACGATGCCGCACGATCGAATGCTCGCGACCCGCAACACCTACACCTGGGTGCACAAGTACATCTTCCCCGGCGGATTTCTCCCGTCGGTGCGGGCGATCGAGGACGTCACCGAGCGCATGACAACCCTGCGGGTGCGTGAGCGGATGTCGATGGGCGATCACTACGCGCAGACGTTGCGACTGTGGGACGAGCGATTCAGCGCTCGCACCGACGAGGCGTCCGCGCTCGGGTTCGACGCAGTGTTCGCGCGCATGTGGCATTTCTATCTCTGCTACTCAGAGGCGGGGTTTCGGTCGGGGTATCTCGACGTCCAGCAAATTGTTCTCGATCGGAGGAACCAGCGATGACCGCCACGATGGATCGAACGGCACAAGGTACCGGCGTTGCGGGTCGTCTCTCGGACATCCTCAGTCCACTTGTCGGCGGCGAACTTCCGGTGCGGTTGACTGCATGGGACGGCAGCACAGCAGGTCCGGAAGATGCTCCGAAAGTGACGCTCTACAGCCCGAATGTGCTGCGACGCTTGCTCTGGAATCCCGGCGAGTTGGGGGCTGCGCAGGCGTATGTTCTCGGTGAACTCGACGTCGAGGGCGATCTAGGCGATGCACTCACACACGTGTGGAAGGTGTCTGCCGAGCGGGGGCTCGGGTCGATTACCCCGACACCGTCGCTCGTCTTGGCCGCGGTCAAGGCTGCGCGATCCTTCGGTGCTTTCGGGAGACCTTTGGCTCCGCCGGCGTCGCAGGCTCAGGTGAAGGGGCGCCTGCACAGCCTCGCCCGCGACCGCGAGGCGATCGGGCACCACTACGATTTGTCGAACGATTTCTACCAATTGATCCTCGATGAGAACATGGCGTACTCCTCGGGCTATTGGACTTCCGATGCACCGGACTACACGCTCGAAGACTCACAGACAGACAAGCTGGACCTGGTGTGCCGCAAGGTCGGTCTCGATCGAGCGCGAGGCTTGCGGTTTCTCGATGTCGGCTGTGGTTGGGGCTCGCTCAGCCTGCATGCAGCGCGGGAGTACGGCGCCAGGGTTGTCGGAATCACGATCTCGGCGGAGCAGAAGGCTTTTGTCGACGCGAAGGTCCGCGCGCTCGGTTTGGAAGACTGGGTCGAGATTCGCCTCCAAGATTATCGAGAGATTCCAGACGGTCCCTTCGATGCGGTCGCTTCCATCGAGATGGGTGAGCACGTCGGTGAGGACAACTATCCGACCTACGTGAAAGCGCTCCACGACAATGTTATTGCCGGTGGCCGTGTGCTGATTCAGCAGATGTCCCGCACTGGCCCGCACCCCGGGGGAGGTCCGTTCATCGAGTCGTTCATCGCGCCGGACATGTACATGCGGCCCGTCGGTCGCACTGTTGCGATGATCGAGGAAGGTGGACTCGAAGTGCGGGACGTCCACGCCCTGCGTGAGCACTACGTGCGGACCGTCGACGCGTGGATCGAGACCTTCGAATCGAACTGGGATCGCGTCGTGGATCTCGTGGGTGTCGAAGTCGCCCGGGTGTGGCGTCTCTACCTCGTCGGCGGAGGAATGGCATTTCGGGACGGCAGGATGGGCGTCGATCAGATTCTGTCGGTCCGGCCGCACGGTGATGGTCGATCGGGTATGGAACCGGTACGGCCGCAGTGGGTGTCGCGGCGATGAACGGATTCGACTGGGGCGCGTTCGGAGTGGTCACACTCGCGAGTCTGCTGGCGATCGCCGTCGGAATGGCGGTGACAGCCACGATCGGTGTACGGATCGGGCGCCACAACGTTGTCGACGTGTCGTGGGGCGCCGGCTTCGTTCTGATCGCGCTCGTGTCCGCGATAGTGGGAACCGGCGACCTCTGGCGCCGGTTGCTGATGCTTGCGCTCGTGGCGATCTGGGGTCTGCGGTTGGCGACGCACATGGCGATTCGATCGCGTGGCAAAGGTGAAGACCCGCGGTACGAAGAAATGCTCGGACGAGCGACGGGTAATCGAACGCTGTATGCGATCCGCAAGATCTATCTCACGCAGGGGATTTCGTTGTGGTTCGTCTCCCTGCCGATCCAGGTCGCAGCAGTGTCGAACGGCAGCTTCGGACTTCTTGTCGTACTCGGAATCGCGCTGTGGATTGTCGGCGTCACGTTCGAGACGGTCGGCGACCGACAGATGGAGGAGTTCAAATCCGATCCGGGCAGCCGTGGCCACATCATGGATCAAGGTTTGTGGGCATGGACGCGGCATCCCAACTATTTCGGCGACGCGTGTGTCTGGTGGGGGATCTTCCTCGTCTCGGCGTCCGTGTGGCCGGGGGTGTTGACCGTCCTCTCACCGATCGCCATGACGTACTTCCTGGTCTTCGCCACCGGAGCGCGGTTGCTCGAGCGACACATGGAACAGCGTCCGGGCTATCGCGAGTATCAGCAGCGGACAAGTTACTTCATTCCTCGCCCGCCGAAAGCCCGCTCCGGGACGTAGGCTCTTTCGGGTGAGGCCAGAGCATGGGTGATCTGAAACTGCCGGCTGCGGTATGCGCGGTTGCCGTCGGCGGAGGGTTGGGCGCGCTCAGCCGCTACGGTCTGGGGGAGCTCTTTCCCCACATCTGGACGACTCTGGTCATCAACGTCGTTGGCTCGTTCGTTCTCGGTGTTCTCGCGGCCCTGCTCGTGCACAACAAGGTTGGGTACCTCTTTCTCGGCACGGGCTTCTGCGGCGGCTTCACCACCTTCTCGTCCTTCGCGGTTCACGCCGTGACGGAGAGTCCGTGGCGATCGATTCTCTATGTTCTCGGGACGTTGATTCCCGCGATCCTCGCTGCAGCACTGGGCAAAGGGTTCGGTGAACGCTGGATCCGCGCGCGGGACGGAGCGTCGGCATGACAGTTCTCCTGGTGGCGCTCGGCGGCGGCGCTGGTGCGAGTGGCCGGTACCTGTTGGCGCGGTATGTGCCCGCGTACAAGGGATTTCCGGCTGCGACGTTCGCCGCGAACGTGATCGGCTGCTTCCTCCTTGGATTGTTCACCGGGGCAGCTCTTTCCACCGAGATGGCCGCACTTCTGGCGACCGGCTTCTGCGGCGGCTTGTCCACCTATTCGACCTTCGCGACCGAGAACGTCGGGATGATCGAGAGGCGCCAGACGGCGCTTTCTCTGATCTACATCGTCCTCAGTCTGATCGTGGGACTGTCCGCTGCGTGGTTGGGAATCCAGATCACGGATTGACGGATCCGGCGCCGAGCGTGCACGCCACGCGGCCAGGGTAGACAATTGTCCACAGTCGCGTCGACACAGTGGTCGACCACCGGGCCGAGGGGGATTCGTGGCGCACGAACGAGCAGGACAAGTGGCTCTGCCAGAGGATCTGATCAATGTTCCTCATCTGGTCACCGCGTATTACACGCGCACTCCGGATCCCGAGAACCCGATGCAGCAGGTACTTTTCGGCACTTCAGGACATCGCGGTTCCAGTCTCGACTCGGCGTTCAACGAAGCTCATATCCTGGCGACAACCCAGGCGATCGTCGAGTACCGCGCTTCGCAGGGAATCGACGGCCCGCTGTTCATCGGCCGGGACACACATGCGCTCTCGGAGCCTGCCTGGCTGTCGGCCTTGGAGGTCCTGGTCGCCAACGACGTCGTCGTCCTCGTCGATTCACGCGACGCCTACACTCCCACCCCGGCTGTCAGTCACGCGATCCTGCGATACAACTCGACGGGTCCGGAGGCCAAAGCCGACGGCATCGTCGTGACACCGTCACACAATCCGCCTCGTGACGGCGGCTTCAAATACAACCCGCCGCACGGCGGGCCCGCGGACACGGATGCGACGTCGGTTATCGCCGATCGAGCGAACGAGCTACTGCGCAAGGGGCTTTCCGGGGTACGGCGTGTGACGGCGGCACAAGCGCTGGACCGCGTCGAACGCTACGACTTCCTCCGCTACTACGTCGAAGACCTCCCCAGTGTCCTCAACCTCGACGCGATCCGCGATGCCGGAATCACGATCGGTGCAGACCCCCTCGGCGGGGCAAGCGTCGACTACTGGGGCGCGATTGCCGAAACTCACCGACTCGACCTCGAAGTGGTGAATCCTCTCGTCGATCCGACCTGGCGGTTCATGACGCTCGATACGGACGGCAAGATCCGCATGGACTGCTCGTCGCCCGACGCGATGGCGTCGCTGATCGGGATTCGGGATCGCTACGACATCGCGACCGGAAACGATGCGGACTCCGACCGCCACGGCATCGTCACTCCCGACGGCGGTTTGATGAACCCGAATCACTATCTGGCCGTTGCCATCGAGTACCTGTTCGCGAACCGGCCAGGTTGGGGCGCAGATACCAAGGTCGGCAAGACCCTCGTGAGTTCCTCGATGATCGACCGTGTCGTGAGCAGCCTGGGCCGCGATTTGCTCGAGGTTCCGGTCGGGTTCAAGTGGTTCGTTCCCGGATTGCTCGACGGGTCTGTGGGATTCGGCGGCGAGGAAAGCGCCGGCGCGTCCTTCCTCCGACACGACGGTTCCGTCTGGACGACGGACAAGGACGGCATCATCCTTGCGTTGCTCGCGTCGGAAATCACCGCGGTGACGGGAAAGTCTCCGTCAGCGCACTACGCCGCGTTGGCCGAGAAGTTCGGGAGCCCGGCGTACGCACGGATCGATGCGCTCGCGACACGCGCACAGAAGGCAGTCTTGGCAAAATTGTCTCCCGACCAGGTGAGTGCGACCGAGCTGGCGGGTGAACCGATCACCGCGACACTGACTGCCGCGCCCGGAAACGGCGCGGCGATCGGTGGTCTCAAGGTGACGACGGAGAACGCGTGGTTTGCAGCGAGGCCGTCCGGCACGGAGGACGTGTACAAGATCTATGCCGAGTCGATGAAGGGCGCCGATCATCTGGCTCAGGTTCAGGCAGCGGCCAAGGACTTGGTGTCCGGCGTCTTGAAGGCGAACTAGCCCGCGGACCGCTCAGGTCGCCCGGCTAGAATTCCGGGCGACATGAAAACTCGTGCAGCCAAGCTGCCACAGGAAATTTGGGTACTGGTCGCCGCCAGCTTCGTCATCGCCCTCGGATTCGGGTTGGTCGCCCCGGCACTACCTCAGTTCGCGCGCAGCTTCGACGTATCGGTCACCGCCGCCACGATCGTGATCTCGTCTTTCGCTTTCATGCGGTTGGTGTTCGCGCCGATGAGCGGCACTTTGGTACAGAAACTCGGTGAGCGGCCGGTCTACATCGTCGGCCTTCTCATCGTCGCGGTCTCGACCGGTGCGTGCGCTTTCGCGGGGGAGTACTGGCAACTTCTGCTGTTCCGGTCGTTGGGCGGCATCGGGTCGACCATGTTCACGGTGTCGGCCCTCGGGCTGATCATTCGCATGTCACCGTCGGACAGTCGCGGCCGCGTGTCGGGTCTGTACGCGACAAGCTTTCTCATGGGATCGATCGGCGGCCCGCTGGTCGGCGGTGCGCTGTTGCAGTTCGGTCTGCGGATGCCGTTCATCATCTACGCAATTGCGTTGGTGATCGCCGCGCTCGTTGTCTTCGTGAGCCTGCGTGGATCTCATTTGGCGTCACCGGACAAGGCTGTCGATGTGAAGTCGATGACTCTCACAGAAGGCCTCCAGTCTCCGGTGTACCGGGCAGCGCTCGGATCGAACCTCGCCTTCGGTGGCGTGATCTTCGGAGTTCGCGTTGCCATGGTTCCCCTGTTCGTCGTCGAGTTCCTCGGCCGAGACCCCTCGATTGCGGCCTACGCCCTGACGATCTTCGCCGTCGGCAATGCGTTGGTGTTGATCGTCTCCGGACGACTCTCGGACCGCTTCGGACGCAAGCCCTTTGTCGTGAGCGGCCTACTCATCTGCGGTCTGGGAACCATCGCAATGGGATTCACCGACAACCTCGTGGTGTTCTTCGCCATTGCCGCAGTGACTGGTGTCGGCTCCGGCCTCATGAGTCCGGCCCAGCAGGCCGCGGTTGCCGATGTTGTCGGATCGACGGCCCGAGGCGGACCCGTTCTGGCGGTATTCCAGATGATGTCCGACATCGGTGGGGTAGTGGCGCCGATTTGTGCCGGGCTGATCGCCCAACATGTTTCGTACTCGGCGGCCTTCGCGGTGATGGGAGCCGTAGTAGTCGTGTCGGCGACGGGGTGGTTGTTCGTTCCGTCGCGAACGAAGCCCGTCGAATCCGTCGTCGAAGATCTGACTGATGTGACGGTGCTAACGGATACTCCTGCGCGGACAAACCTAGACTGACCGGGCATTCTGTACTCTCGATCGGGTGGCAATTCGCATCGTGAGTCTTGTGGCCCGATTGGGTTTGGCGGCCGTTTGGCTGATTTCCGGGGGACTCAAGTTCTTTGATCCCGTTCAGACGAAGATCGCGGTGCGCGCCTATCAACTATTGCCCGAGTCACTGGTGGGTCCGGTGGCGACGGCTCTTCCCCTGGTCGAAATAGTCCTGGGCCTGCTGATCCTCGTCGGGTTGGCGGTGCGAGCATCCGCTGCAGTCTCGGTGGTCATCCTCACGGTTCTCATTGCGGTGATCATTTCGGTGTGGGCCAGGGGATTGTCCATCGACTGCGGATGTTTCGGCGGCGGAGGTGCAGCCGACGTCGGCGCTTGGGACTATTCGAAGGAGATTCTCCGCGACCTGGGCTTCTTGGCACTTGCCGTCTGGCTGCTCGTGTTCCCGCGTTCGCCACTCGCATTAGGGCCCGGATCACGCGCGGCGTTCTCAGTGGATACTCAGTCTTCAGTGGCAAGGTAAGCAATCGGTAAATCGTTTCGACGCACGAAGGACTGCATCAGCGTGAGCACCAAGAGCAGCAAGAACAAATACTCGCCGGAACCGGTCTCGAGCCGCTCCACCTACATCATCGGTGGCCTCGCGGTGCTCGTGATCGCGGCCCTCGTCATCGGCGGTGTCTTGTGGACGAACAGCAAGAACAAGCCCCAGAACGACGGTTACGGCTCCGTGCAGAGTTCCGAAGTTGCTGTCACGGTGCAGGACAACGGAGTGGTGCTGCTCGGCAAGCCCTCCGCCGCGACAACCATTGATCTCTTCGAGGATCCGCTGTGCCCGGCCTGTGCTGCTCTCGAACACCTCAGTGGCCAGGCTCTCGCGGCCGCCGTCGACAACGGTGACGTCGCCGTGCGATACCACATGCTGAACTTCCTCAACCGGGCCTCGGGCAGCGGTGACTACTCCACACGGGCCGGCGCTGCGCTCCTGTGCGTTGCTCAGGGCGGCGACGCGATCGCGTACTCCGCATTCCACAACAAGCTTTTCGCGACCGACACGCAGCCGGCCGAGGGCGGCAGCAGCGACCACACCAACGACGACCTCGCCCAGATCGCTCGTGATGCGGGCGCATCCGAGGACGTGGCAACCTGCATCTCTTCCGGTACCAACGTCGAAGCCGCCGCGGCCAATGCCGCAGCCGCCAGCCAGGCGCTCAAGGATGTCGGGTCGAACGGGACGCCCACGGTAGTGGCGAACGGCAAGATCGTTGACACGGGCAGTAGCGACTGGGTTTCCAAGCTCTCCTCCTGAGTTGAAGCGGCCGCTCGGACGAGGAGCGGCCGCTTCGCTCTGACCAGGCGATTTGTTGCCCAGGAGTCAAGTGG encodes:
- a CDS encoding dienelactone hydrolase family protein, coding for MTPNRRQQQDGDQHLVVLVLPGGKVSSHRPARAWHLSNLRMCPFTAQLRLSGVKAVQARYRVRGWNGAERSPVADARAALDAITKRNSQARVILLGHSMGGRVAAELCGDPAVVGVVALAPWWPDGTSVNLRSDTPLSVLHGTADSWTDPEVSRRKVDELQASGKSAEWIGIDGAGHFMLRRAATWHRLVADAIAGMSRGVAATKMGERR
- a CDS encoding NAD(P)/FAD-dependent oxidoreductase, producing MSSDKRKVAVVGSGVAGLTAAWVLSKDSDVTLYEADSRLGGHADTHSVTDPEGRSLAIDTGFIVHNDRTYPTLLRLFAELDVPTQESDMSMSVRCGGCGLEYSGGQGLRGVLPTPGLLVNGSFLSMLMEVKRFHRRARALLDNTDPSAPDQTLGVFLRSGRFSDYFTAHFMTPLVSAVWSCDPGSALKYPARYLFSFLDHHGMLSVTGSPTWRTVTGGSGEYVRLVAKSIGDIRLNTPVRAVHRFDDRVDIRDGDDQIQTFDAAVVATHPQQALKILADPTPVESQVLGAMPYSVNHTQLHTDENVLPGNTNARASWNYYIPECNAKPDHVLVSYDMTRLQRLPETGRRYLVTLGGDEMVAPDSVIDQMTYEHPQYTPTSVAAQARLPELDSDVLAFAGAYHGWGFHEDGALSGLRAAERVGGRWP
- a CDS encoding DUF1365 domain-containing protein, which translates into the protein MAVTAPITPSIVHTSIRHVRTEPLHNEFEYRSYSWLVDVDDLPELPKALRPLAKFDAGDHLGDPTRSIRANVETFLATNGLEFAGGRILMLANARVFGHVFNPLSVFWCLNDDGSQRCVVAEVHNTYGERHCYLLETDERGAVRTSKEFYVSPFNDLDGEYRMRLPLPDTALALSIVLARDGKAPFVATVSGRCVPATTREIVRSALAIPLAPLRVAAQIRFQGIRLWARRLPIVPRPQHHPQEAVQ
- a CDS encoding SAM-dependent methyltransferase gives rise to the protein MTTTTLGTEPSAHTIETERWPGVATVPSGLKVRVASPVARALFHKAVARLPLRVQMPNGEFSGGGSPDSPLMVIHRPDDFAARVGDSGLIGFGESYMAGDWEASDLTAVLEVFASRVATLIPDFLQRLRGLYIPKQPRSERNSTQNTRSNISRHYDLSNEMFELFLDDTMTYSSALFEDLSVGATPSWDVFAAAQHRKIDRLLDGAGVGPGSRVLEIGTGWGELAIRAAQRGATVRSVTLSVEQQELAAKRISAAGLADRVQVDLLDYRQVQGEYDAVVSVEMIEAVGHQYWGSYFQTIDALLAPGGRAAIQAITMPHDRMLATRNTYTWVHKYIFPGGFLPSVRAIEDVTERMTTLRVRERMSMGDHYAQTLRLWDERFSARTDEASALGFDAVFARMWHFYLCYSEAGFRSGYLDVQQIVLDRRNQR
- a CDS encoding class I SAM-dependent methyltransferase; amino-acid sequence: MTATMDRTAQGTGVAGRLSDILSPLVGGELPVRLTAWDGSTAGPEDAPKVTLYSPNVLRRLLWNPGELGAAQAYVLGELDVEGDLGDALTHVWKVSAERGLGSITPTPSLVLAAVKAARSFGAFGRPLAPPASQAQVKGRLHSLARDREAIGHHYDLSNDFYQLILDENMAYSSGYWTSDAPDYTLEDSQTDKLDLVCRKVGLDRARGLRFLDVGCGWGSLSLHAAREYGARVVGITISAEQKAFVDAKVRALGLEDWVEIRLQDYREIPDGPFDAVASIEMGEHVGEDNYPTYVKALHDNVIAGGRVLIQQMSRTGPHPGGGPFIESFIAPDMYMRPVGRTVAMIEEGGLEVRDVHALREHYVRTVDAWIETFESNWDRVVDLVGVEVARVWRLYLVGGGMAFRDGRMGVDQILSVRPHGDGRSGMEPVRPQWVSRR
- a CDS encoding DUF1295 domain-containing protein: MNGFDWGAFGVVTLASLLAIAVGMAVTATIGVRIGRHNVVDVSWGAGFVLIALVSAIVGTGDLWRRLLMLALVAIWGLRLATHMAIRSRGKGEDPRYEEMLGRATGNRTLYAIRKIYLTQGISLWFVSLPIQVAAVSNGSFGLLVVLGIALWIVGVTFETVGDRQMEEFKSDPGSRGHIMDQGLWAWTRHPNYFGDACVWWGIFLVSASVWPGVLTVLSPIAMTYFLVFATGARLLERHMEQRPGYREYQQRTSYFIPRPPKARSGT
- a CDS encoding fluoride efflux transporter FluC, whose amino-acid sequence is MGDLKLPAAVCAVAVGGGLGALSRYGLGELFPHIWTTLVINVVGSFVLGVLAALLVHNKVGYLFLGTGFCGGFTTFSSFAVHAVTESPWRSILYVLGTLIPAILAAALGKGFGERWIRARDGASA
- the crcB gene encoding fluoride efflux transporter CrcB; this translates as MTVLLVALGGGAGASGRYLLARYVPAYKGFPAATFAANVIGCFLLGLFTGAALSTEMAALLATGFCGGLSTYSTFATENVGMIERRQTALSLIYIVLSLIVGLSAAWLGIQITD
- the pgm gene encoding phosphoglucomutase (alpha-D-glucose-1,6-bisphosphate-dependent) translates to MAHERAGQVALPEDLINVPHLVTAYYTRTPDPENPMQQVLFGTSGHRGSSLDSAFNEAHILATTQAIVEYRASQGIDGPLFIGRDTHALSEPAWLSALEVLVANDVVVLVDSRDAYTPTPAVSHAILRYNSTGPEAKADGIVVTPSHNPPRDGGFKYNPPHGGPADTDATSVIADRANELLRKGLSGVRRVTAAQALDRVERYDFLRYYVEDLPSVLNLDAIRDAGITIGADPLGGASVDYWGAIAETHRLDLEVVNPLVDPTWRFMTLDTDGKIRMDCSSPDAMASLIGIRDRYDIATGNDADSDRHGIVTPDGGLMNPNHYLAVAIEYLFANRPGWGADTKVGKTLVSSSMIDRVVSSLGRDLLEVPVGFKWFVPGLLDGSVGFGGEESAGASFLRHDGSVWTTDKDGIILALLASEITAVTGKSPSAHYAALAEKFGSPAYARIDALATRAQKAVLAKLSPDQVSATELAGEPITATLTAAPGNGAAIGGLKVTTENAWFAARPSGTEDVYKIYAESMKGADHLAQVQAAAKDLVSGVLKAN
- a CDS encoding MFS transporter gives rise to the protein MKTRAAKLPQEIWVLVAASFVIALGFGLVAPALPQFARSFDVSVTAATIVISSFAFMRLVFAPMSGTLVQKLGERPVYIVGLLIVAVSTGACAFAGEYWQLLLFRSLGGIGSTMFTVSALGLIIRMSPSDSRGRVSGLYATSFLMGSIGGPLVGGALLQFGLRMPFIIYAIALVIAALVVFVSLRGSHLASPDKAVDVKSMTLTEGLQSPVYRAALGSNLAFGGVIFGVRVAMVPLFVVEFLGRDPSIAAYALTIFAVGNALVLIVSGRLSDRFGRKPFVVSGLLICGLGTIAMGFTDNLVVFFAIAAVTGVGSGLMSPAQQAAVADVVGSTARGGPVLAVFQMMSDIGGVVAPICAGLIAQHVSYSAAFAVMGAVVVVSATGWLFVPSRTKPVESVVEDLTDVTVLTDTPARTNLD
- a CDS encoding MauE/DoxX family redox-associated membrane protein, whose amino-acid sequence is MAIRIVSLVARLGLAAVWLISGGLKFFDPVQTKIAVRAYQLLPESLVGPVATALPLVEIVLGLLILVGLAVRASAAVSVVILTVLIAVIISVWARGLSIDCGCFGGGGAADVGAWDYSKEILRDLGFLALAVWLLVFPRSPLALGPGSRAAFSVDTQSSVAR
- a CDS encoding thioredoxin domain-containing protein; translated protein: MSTKSSKNKYSPEPVSSRSTYIIGGLAVLVIAALVIGGVLWTNSKNKPQNDGYGSVQSSEVAVTVQDNGVVLLGKPSAATTIDLFEDPLCPACAALEHLSGQALAAAVDNGDVAVRYHMLNFLNRASGSGDYSTRAGAALLCVAQGGDAIAYSAFHNKLFATDTQPAEGGSSDHTNDDLAQIARDAGASEDVATCISSGTNVEAAAANAAAASQALKDVGSNGTPTVVANGKIVDTGSSDWVSKLSS